ATTCAATACCGTTTTATAAAGGGCGATGGGTATATCATCGGAAAATTCGATTTCAATCGACCCATCTTCATGGACAAAATCGTCAAATTTCCTTTGCAGCCTTTTTACGGATACCTCTTTTAAGCCTCTGAAACGCCATTGCGAAAATTCCTTTTCCATTTCATTCATTTCTGCCGGATTGGAAGTCTGGAAATGCTGCCCATTGCCATGGAAAAGGATACTGACTGGTTTAATGACATCACTGACAATCTGGACATCGCTTTTAATCTTTATATAATTCGATTGGTCAAATTGATCATATTCAGGCTCGTACGTCCAAATGCTCCATGTCAAAAAAATGCTTGTCCCAACCAAAATAGTCAGTATGATACTTTTTGCACGTTCAAAATTCATGACCAATCATCCTCTTCTTCCTGTTCGTAAGGAAGTGTAAAGAACACGGTAGTTCCTTTTCCATCCACACTTTCCGCCCATATTTTCCCGCCATGCGCCACGACCATCTCTTTTGCAATGGCTAAACCAAGTCCTGTCCCGCCTAAGTTACGGGCCCTTGCTTTATCCACACGGTAGAAGCGGTCAAATATTTTATCAATGACGTTTTTCGGGATACCCACTCCTTGATCTGTAATGCTCACAATGATAAAGCCATCAGATGCCCTGACGCGGAAAGTCACTTGACCCCCTTCAGGTGAGTACTTTAAGGAGTTGGAGATTACATTATAGAGAACCTGGGTGATTTTATCTTCATCAATATCCACAAAATAAGCTTCCTTCGGCAAATCACGTTTAAACGTTATGTCATCATTTTTCGACATTTCAAAACGATCGATGATGTGGTCATAGAATTTATTGAAATTCACCCAGCCCGTTTTAAGCCTGTAATCTTTACTGTCCATTTTCGAAAGCTGTAACAGATCATTAACAAGCCTGATCATTCGCTCCGTTTCATTTTGGGTAACGCTTAAAAAGGATGGAGCGATTTCCTCGTCCTTCCATGCACCTTCAGCCAATGCTTCCAGGTAACTTCTCATCGTCGTTAACGGTGTTCGCAGTTCATGTGATACATTGGCAACAAACTCCCTGCGTTCGCTCTCGATTTTTTCCTGCTCTGTTATATCATGCAAAACAGTAATCAAACCATTGACGAATCCCGTTTCCTTTTGAATGACCGAAAAGTTTCCTCTCAAAATGAAAGGCCGATTTTTTTTGCTGTAATCAAGGATAATGGACTCTCGCTCTTCCAGTAAATCCTCAAATTTATATTCTTCTTCAAGACCCAAAACCTCAATGATCGGTTGGTTCATGACGGTTTCACTCGAGACATCCAATAATTGTGCCGCCGGTTCATTAATCAAGTTCACCCGACCGCGCCTATCCGTTGAAATTACGCCATCGGTCATATTGGAAAGTACAGAAGAAAGCTTGCGCCGCTCTCCTTCTGTGCTTGATTGCGACTCTTGAAGCTTTTTGGTCAAATTATTGAAAGTGACGGCAAGCTGACCAATTTCATCATCGCCATATACCCTAACTTTTCTGGAGAAATTCCCTTTCGCCATCACCAGGGCCTGTTTTCTCATATCGGACATCGGCCTTGTGATCGTTCGTGCGAGCAGGATCCCCAAGATGGCCGTAATGGCTAGGGCGATGGCCGTACCCGTCATGAAGATGCTATTGATTTCATCCATCTGCTCAAAGACATTTTCCATCTCTGCTATTACATAGACGGCGCCAATGACCTCCCCATTTGCTTCAATGGGTGTCGAAAGGACCCAGAGCCGCCTGCCTGTTTTCTTGTCCCGAAATATATCACTATCTTCTTTTCCATAAATGAGCGTATTCTTAATAAGGACCTCCGTTGTCTTCTTCCCTACAATATCCTGGTTACTTGGAGCTGAAGTCCCGATCACGCGTCTGCTGCGGGTGTCGATGACACGTACTTCCGAAATATCATTCGATGAATTATCCCGGTCTTTCAATATCGTATCAATCGCTTCTTCGAGGGTTGGGTCTTCCTCTCCCCTCTCTTTTTCCATTTCTTCACCAATACTGTAGGTAAGCAGGTTAACGTGGCCTTTTATTGATTTCGTAAAGTTCCCGACAAGATTTTCTTCCAATTCCCCAACAAAATATACCCCGATTATTTGCATAGCTACGAAAATGAGCAATACATAAATCAGAACAAATTTAAAATGAATTGAGCGAAAAAAACCAACCTTTTTCATAGAAACTACTCCTGTTCAGGGTTACGCAGGTAATAACCGACCCCTCTTCTAGTTACAATCCAGCCAGGATGGCTTGGATTGTCTTCAATCTTCTCACGAAGACGTCTGACCGTTACATCGACCGTCCGCACATCACCAAAATAATCATAGCCCCACACGGTTTGTAATAAGTGCTCCCTTGTCATGACCTGACCGATGTGCTTCGCTAAGTAATGAAGCAACTCAAATTCGCGATGCGTTAATTCAATCGTATCGCCCCGCTTGGATACTACATAGGCATCCGGATGGATAGTGAGCGTTCCTATCGTAATTTCCTTCGGTTCATTTTCTTGATCGGGAACCGGAACAGCTTGCTGACGTCTTAGGTTCGCCTTAACGCGGGCAATTATTTCCCGGGTACTAAATGGTTTTGTCACATAGTCGTCTGCACCAAGCTCCAACCCTAAGACCTTATCAATCTCTGAATCCTTTGCCGTTAACATGATGATCGGCGTTTCATACTTCTTCCTTACTTCCCTGCAAACTTCCATGCCATCGCGCTGCGGTAGCATGATATCAAGTAAAATCAAATCGGGTTGCCGTTCTTCTACCATTTTGAGGGCTTCATTGCCATCATAAGCACAAAAAACTTCATAGCCTTCTTTTTTCAGATTGAATTGTAATATATCAGCAATTGGCTTTTCGTCATCCACTACCAGAATCTTTTTATCCATGTACTTATCTCCTTTATAATAACTGAACTGAATCTATTAAAAACCGTGTCCTTATCCGGGACCTTATTCACTTTTCCTTCTGCTTGCACAACGCCGGCAACCTAATTTTAAGCAAAGTTACATATATATACCCAATAAAAGGGGGGCTGAACACCGGAATGAAAGCAAATTGTCTCTATTCTACTTTATCATTTTATAGGCATTAAATCACCTTTTTCCTATTATTCTCATCTATGTATGAAGCAAAGAAGTCTTCGAATAATTTCGAAGACTTCCATCGATTACTGACTTATATAGTTTAGCGGATTAACGAGAGACCCGTTTTTATATATTTCAAAATGGAGGTGGACACCGGTCGAGTTCCCCGTTGAACCCATCATGCCAATTTTCATGCCTTTTTCAATCTTTTGTCCTGCTTGTACATCTATTGAGTCCAAATGGGCATACACTGTCTTATACCCGTTATTATGATTGATCGTTATCTTATTTCCATATCCTCCGGAGTTTCCGGCAGTTTCGATTATCCCATGATCTGCTGCCGTTATCATCCTGGTGGTTGGCCGGGCAATATCTATACCTTTATGCAGTTTCCCCCAGCGCTGACCCTGCTTACTGGAAATATAGCCCCCATCCGCAGGCCAGGAATATGTACCGCTGCCCTGTGAAGGAATGACCTTGGTTCCTTTTCTGGTGATTTCTGTTTTGGCTTTTTCCGTGACTTCTTTTTTTGCAATCGTTTCACTGATTTTCTTTCCATTTGTTTCGGATACATTATAGGTGAACGCAAGAATCCCCTCATTCCCTTTTTGTTCAGTAATGAGCTCGCCCTTTGGAAGTTCGTCATCCTCCTTCACTTTCTTTTCAAAAGGAATCCTCTCTTCCTTATATATTTCTCTTTCTACCCTTACGTTCACAAAGGGGATACGTTGGGTCACATAGAGCCGCTCGCCCTCTTTAACACCTTTGTTCTCATCCTGTCCCGGATTTAGCTCCAGCAGTTGATCCAGGTCCATATCATGCCTAGTGGCAATCGTTTCAAGATCCTCATCTTCCTTAGCCTCATAGATCATCGTCCCTTCCTTTCCTTCTTCTATCATGGAAAGGGTTTCATCGATGCTCTTGATTTTGTCTGGATATACCATTGTCTCTTTAAATGTGACGGGCAGTGAAAATTCGATGTCCAGAATTCTACTTCCTGGCTCTTTTAACGGACCTGCATCTTTTTCACTTTCCTTTTTACCTGATTCATATTCAGCGTATTCCTCTTCATTCACATATAATAGAGTGATTTTCTCCATAACGGCCTCGGCATCTTCCTTTGACGCAACATAAGCGACCGCCTGATTATCTATGTCGATTTCATACGCCTCTGCCTTCACATTCAACTGATCTTGAATTCCCTTAACAGCCTGTTCCTCTTTTACCTCTTCATCGAATACCTCTTCAGGTACAAACATTAGCTGTGTCTCTTTATCGAATGTAAAGTCCGGATAATCTTCCTGTGCTGCCTCTACCTTATCGGCTACGATCTTTTCAATTTCCGTTTCATCCGTAACACTTCCAACGAACTCATCGTTAAGATAAACATGCTGAATGGTGGTTGTAGTTTCCGATATCCCAGCAGCAGTTGCCCGGTTTCCTGCAAGCATTAAAATGACGGAAACCGTCAACAGGATGATCCCCTTGCCCTTTGAGCTAAACATATATTGTCCTCCTTAACGGCTCAGTCACCAATTAAGAAACTAATCAATTTTATTTCGAGAATTATTAGTCCAATTTAAATATCCACATGCATATGACTGATTTCAATAATGATTTTTATCACTCATAACTCTACCATATTAAGAAAAAAAACAAGAAACAGACTTCATAATGTAATGGAACTGTATAAATGGTGACAACATGTACCAATAAATATAGGAATGGGGTAAGTTCAATAAACTGCAGAAAAAGGAGTGGGCCTAGGCCCAGTAAGGTTATAAGCGAGTTATATGCCGAACTGGACACAATTGGTATATTACAAATTGTTAACAATCTATTAACAAGATTTCATTCAAAATACATCTGGAAACAAAACAAAAAACGCCCTAAAAGAAAGGCGTTTATAAAAGGATGGCTCAGGACGGAATCGAACCGCCGACACAAGGATTTTCAGTCCTTTGCTCTACCGACTGAGCTACTGAGCCAAATATTCTATTTTAGGAAAAATAAAATGGCGGTCCCGACGGGAATCGAACCCGCGATCTCCTGCGTGACAGGCAGGCATGTTAACCGCTACACCACGGGACCAGTAAAGCTTTTATATAAAGAAGTGACCCATACGGGATTCGAACCCGTGTTACCGCCGTGAAAGGGCGGTGTCTTAACCGCTTGACCAATGGGCCGGAAAAAATGGTGAGCCATGAAGGATTCGAACCTTCGACCCTCTGATTAAAAGTCAGATGCTCTACCAACTGAGCTAATGGCTCGTACTAATGAAATGTTTCTTTTCAAGATGTTAACTTCTATTGTGACGACGCTTTTGATAATATCATGGTTCATATAGTTTAGGCAATACTTTTTTTGAAATAAAATTATTTTTTTCTTATTTTTTTCATTTTCCAACAGTCTAATCCATTCATTCGGCATCCGGGACCTCCCGAACGTGACATATAATGGATGGATATTAATAACGAAAGAAGAGCCGGCAAAAAAGCCAGCTCCTTTTCAAGAATTACGCTAGACGCCAAGGACTTCTCACGACATTTGTTTGGTTACGGTCAGGACCGACAGAGAAAGTAGTCAAAGGAATGCCAACCAATTGAGATACGCGCTCTACATAGTGGCGAGCGTTCTCTGGAAGCTCATCCAATGATTTGCAACCTGTAATGTCTTCTGACCAGCCTGGTAGTTCTTCATAGACTGGTTTACATTCGCCAATCGCTTTCAAAGTCGCTGGAACTTCATGAATGATCTCGCCTTTGTATTCATAAGCCACACAAATTTTGACCGTATCAAGACCTGATAATACGTCAATTGAGTTCAATGATAAATCGGTAATCCCGCTGACACGGCGAGCATGGCGAACGACAACAGCATCGAACCAGCCTACACGACGCGGTCTGCCTGTAGTTGTACCATATTCACGGCCAACTTCCCGGATTTGGTTGCCGACTTCATCATGCAATTCTGTAGGGAAAGGACCATCGCCCACACGGCTTGTGTATGCTTTACATACTCCAACCACATGGTTGATTTTCGTAGGACCTACACCAGAACCGATTGTAACTCCACCTGCAACCGGGTTAGATGAAGTGACGAATGGGTATGTTCCTTGATCGATATCAAGCATGACACCTTGTGCCCCTTCGAATAATACCCGTTTTCCTTCATCAAGTGCGTCATTCAATACAACGGATGTATCACAAACATATTTCTGCACTTGTTGTCCGTACTCATAGTATTCTTCCAAGATATCTTCAATCTTGAAACCTTCCGTTTCATAGAAACGTTCAAACATACGATTTTTTTCGACAAGATTTTGAGACAATTTTTCCTCGAAAATTTCACGGTCCAATAGGTCTGCCATGCGGATTCCGTTACGAGCAGCTTTGTCCATATATGCAGGGCCGATTCCCTTTTTAGTCGTTCCAATTTTGTTGGCGCCTTTACGGTCTTCTTCGACTTCATCCAATTTAATATGGTAAGGAAGAATGACATGTGCACGGTTCGAAATACGAAGATTATCCGTACTCACCCCGTGGCTATGTAAATAAGCAAGCTCCTCTACAAGAGCTTTGGGATCAACCACCATACCATTTCCAATGACACAAATCTTATCACTATAAAAAATCCCTGACGGAATTAAATGCAGTTTATAGGTAACGCCGTTAAATTTTATTGTATGCCCTGCATTATTCCCACCTTGATAACGAGCGATGGCTTCCGCATTCTGGGATAGAAAATCTGTTATTTTACCTTTACCTTCGTCTCCCCATTGTGTACCGACTACTACAACTGATGACATCTGAATAAAGCACCTCCAAAGGTTCACGTAATACCGATCATTTTAACCGGTTCTTATCAAACAAACCTATTTTATCAATAATCCAAACTGGAAGTCAATACAAAATCCGAACAATATACTTTTTAGTAAATACTTTGTTCGTAAATATAAGAAAATTCTTTCCGGCTTTACATTTGGTTTTGGATTGTCAATCATTATTGTACCCGTTGATTTATTTTTCTATTATCAAAGGCCTTTTCTTTTTCCAAAAACAGAGAAAGCCCGCCATTGCAAAAATGGCAGGCCGTTCCCTATGCGCCGGGAGACATCGAATCATCATCGAAGCGGCGTTCAAGGTTGACGAATTTATTATATTCTTTTACGAATGCAAGCGAAACCGTGCCTACTGGACCATTACGCTGTTTCGCTATAATGATTTCGATAATATTTTTATTCTCGGATTCTTTATCATAATAATCATCACGGTATAAGAATGCGACGATATCGGCATCTTGCTCGATACTTCCGGATTCCCTGATATCAGACATCATCGGACGCTTATCCTGACGCTGCTCCACTCCCCGCGATAGCTGGGAAAGGGCGATGACGGGCACTTTAAGTTCACGAGCGAGCGCTTTGAGTGAACGCGAAATCTCGGATACCTCTTGCTGACGGTTATCGCCTGAACGACCATCGCCTTGAATTAACTGCAGGTAATCGATCAATATCATGCCAAGGCCATGTTCCTGCTTCAAACGACGGCATTTAGAACGAATTTCACCAATCCTCACACCTGGCGTATCATCGATATAAATGCCGGCATTAGACAAGCTTCCC
This sequence is a window from Brevibacillus sp. JNUCC-41. Protein-coding genes within it:
- the walK gene encoding cell wall metabolism sensor histidine kinase WalK, which codes for MKKVGFFRSIHFKFVLIYVLLIFVAMQIIGVYFVGELEENLVGNFTKSIKGHVNLLTYSIGEEMEKERGEEDPTLEEAIDTILKDRDNSSNDISEVRVIDTRSRRVIGTSAPSNQDIVGKKTTEVLIKNTLIYGKEDSDIFRDKKTGRRLWVLSTPIEANGEVIGAVYVIAEMENVFEQMDEINSIFMTGTAIALAITAILGILLARTITRPMSDMRKQALVMAKGNFSRKVRVYGDDEIGQLAVTFNNLTKKLQESQSSTEGERRKLSSVLSNMTDGVISTDRRGRVNLINEPAAQLLDVSSETVMNQPIIEVLGLEEEYKFEDLLEERESIILDYSKKNRPFILRGNFSVIQKETGFVNGLITVLHDITEQEKIESERREFVANVSHELRTPLTTMRSYLEALAEGAWKDEEIAPSFLSVTQNETERMIRLVNDLLQLSKMDSKDYRLKTGWVNFNKFYDHIIDRFEMSKNDDITFKRDLPKEAYFVDIDEDKITQVLYNVISNSLKYSPEGGQVTFRVRASDGFIIVSITDQGVGIPKNVIDKIFDRFYRVDKARARNLGGTGLGLAIAKEMVVAHGGKIWAESVDGKGTTVFFTLPYEQEEEDDWS
- the yycF gene encoding response regulator YycF; protein product: MDKKILVVDDEKPIADILQFNLKKEGYEVFCAYDGNEALKMVEERQPDLILLDIMLPQRDGMEVCREVRKKYETPIIMLTAKDSEIDKVLGLELGADDYVTKPFSTREIIARVKANLRRQQAVPVPDQENEPKEITIGTLTIHPDAYVVSKRGDTIELTHREFELLHYLAKHIGQVMTREHLLQTVWGYDYFGDVRTVDVTVRRLREKIEDNPSHPGWIVTRRGVGYYLRNPEQE
- a CDS encoding peptidoglycan DD-metalloendopeptidase family protein; protein product: MFSSKGKGIILLTVSVILMLAGNRATAAGISETTTTIQHVYLNDEFVGSVTDETEIEKIVADKVEAAQEDYPDFTFDKETQLMFVPEEVFDEEVKEEQAVKGIQDQLNVKAEAYEIDIDNQAVAYVASKEDAEAVMEKITLLYVNEEEYAEYESGKKESEKDAGPLKEPGSRILDIEFSLPVTFKETMVYPDKIKSIDETLSMIEEGKEGTMIYEAKEDEDLETIATRHDMDLDQLLELNPGQDENKGVKEGERLYVTQRIPFVNVRVEREIYKEERIPFEKKVKEDDELPKGELITEQKGNEGILAFTYNVSETNGKKISETIAKKEVTEKAKTEITRKGTKVIPSQGSGTYSWPADGGYISSKQGQRWGKLHKGIDIARPTTRMITAADHGIIETAGNSGGYGNKITINHNNGYKTVYAHLDSIDVQAGQKIEKGMKIGMMGSTGNSTGVHLHFEIYKNGSLVNPLNYISQ
- a CDS encoding adenylosuccinate synthase, with product MSSVVVVGTQWGDEGKGKITDFLSQNAEAIARYQGGNNAGHTIKFNGVTYKLHLIPSGIFYSDKICVIGNGMVVDPKALVEELAYLHSHGVSTDNLRISNRAHVILPYHIKLDEVEEDRKGANKIGTTKKGIGPAYMDKAARNGIRMADLLDREIFEEKLSQNLVEKNRMFERFYETEGFKIEDILEEYYEYGQQVQKYVCDTSVVLNDALDEGKRVLFEGAQGVMLDIDQGTYPFVTSSNPVAGGVTIGSGVGPTKINHVVGVCKAYTSRVGDGPFPTELHDEVGNQIREVGREYGTTTGRPRRVGWFDAVVVRHARRVSGITDLSLNSIDVLSGLDTVKICVAYEYKGEIIHEVPATLKAIGECKPVYEELPGWSEDITGCKSLDELPENARHYVERVSQLVGIPLTTFSVGPDRNQTNVVRSPWRLA